A single window of Myripristis murdjan chromosome 21, fMyrMur1.1, whole genome shotgun sequence DNA harbors:
- the LOC115379882 gene encoding atypical chemokine receptor 3-like has product MSLSTSELEDLWESWGDLNFSDPFSNISSVDAMVCPTAFNRSALLYSMCVLYIFIFIVGLAANALVLWVNVRAQRDSTPRHETHMYIAHLAVADLCVCVTLPVWVSSLAQHGHWPFGEVACKLTHLLFSVNLFSSIFFLACMSVDRYLSVTQHGDGEGGLRRKLIRRSACVGVWLLALVASLPDTYYLRAVKSSHGDTMLCKPVYPEENPREWMVGLQLSFILLGFVLPFPVITVFYTLLARALSLSSSASSCSSSSSVVEQERRVSCRVILAYIVVFLGCWGPYHGVLLVDALSQLGLVPLTCSLENMIYVAMHLTQCLSLLHCCFNPILYNFINRNYRYDLMKAFIFKYSTRTGLARLIEASHVSEAEYSAVAIDVPPQI; this is encoded by the coding sequence ATGAGTTTGAGCACCAGTGAGCTGGAGGACCTGTGGGAGTCGTGGGGCGACCTCAACTTCTCCGACCCCTTCAGCAACATATCGAGTGTGGATGCAATGGTGTGTCCCACAGCATTCAACCGCAGTGCTCTGCTGTACTCCATGTGTGTCCTCTACATATTTATCTTCATCGTCGGCCTGGCTGCTAATGCCCTGGTCCTCTGGGTCAATGTCCGTGCACAAAGAGACTCCACCCCTCGGCACGAGACGCACATGTACATTGCCCATTTGGCGGTTGCAGACCTGTGCGTGTGCGTCACTCTGCCTGTGTGGGTGAGCTCGCTGGCCCAGCATGGACACTGGCCCTTTGGTGAGGTGGCATGTAAgctcacacacctgctgttCTCCGTCAACCTCTTCAGCAGCATCTTCTTCCTGGCTTGCATGAGTGTGGACCGCTACCTGAGTGTGACACAGCATGGCGACGGCGAGGGAGGCCTGCGCAGGAAGTTGATTCGCCGCAGTGCATGTGTTGGGGTGTGGCTGCTGGCGCTGGTGGCTTCATTGCCTGACACCTACTACTTGCGGGCAGTGAAGTCATCACATGGGGACACCATGCTGTGCAAACCTGTGTACCCGGAGGAAAATCCCAGGGAGTGGATGGTGGGTTTGCAGCTCAGCTTCATCCTGTTGGGCTTCGTCCTCCCCTTCCCTGTTATCACTGTGTTCTACACCCTGCTGGCCAGggccctcagcctctcctcctctgcttcctcctgctcctcttcttcttctgtagtAGAGCAGGAGCGCCGCGTGAGCTGCAGGGTGATCCTGGCCTACATCGTGGTTTTCCTGGGCTGCTGGGGGCCTTATCATGGCGTGCTGCTGGTTGACGCTCTGTCACAGCTGGGCCTGGTGCCTCTGACCTGCAGCCTGGAGAATATGATCTATGTGGCCATGCACCTCACCCAGTGCCTGTCATTGCTCCACTGCTGTTTCAACCCCATCCTCTACAACTTCATCAACAGGAACTACCGGTATGACCTCATGAAAGCCTTCATCTTTAAGTACTCCACCAGGACGGGCCTGGCCCGCCTCATTGAGGCTTCCCATGTGTCTGAGGCTGAGTACTCTGCAGTAGCTATCGACGTCCCGCCACAGATCTGA